Proteins encoded in a region of the Chitinophagaceae bacterium genome:
- a CDS encoding phage holin family protein, with protein MQVLNFIVTLLLAAIAIIITSYILPGVHVNSFLDAIIVAAVLSILNAVVKPILIILTIPITIFTLGLFLLVINALVIMLAAWIVPDFNVVNFWWALLFSLILSLIVSVFNNLTGKGSNRGERMQEF; from the coding sequence ATGCAAGTTTTGAATTTTATCGTGACTCTTTTATTAGCAGCTATAGCTATTATAATCACATCCTATATATTGCCGGGTGTACATGTAAACTCCTTTTTAGATGCCATTATAGTCGCTGCTGTATTGAGTATCTTAAATGCTGTGGTCAAACCTATTTTAATTATTTTAACTATTCCCATTACGATTTTTACACTGGGTCTGTTTCTATTAGTGATAAATGCCCTCGTAATAATGCTGGCAGCCTGGATTGTTCCCGACTTCAATGTTGTTAATTTTTGGTGGGCTCTTTTATTTAGCTTAATTTTATCTCTGATAGTTTCTGTTTTTAATAATCTGACAGGAAAAGGCAGTAACAGAGGAGAACGTATGCAAGAATTCTGA
- a CDS encoding pyridoxal-phosphate dependent enzyme: MMYDNITQTIGNTPLVRLKRVIGDIPAKVYAKVESFNPGNSIKDRIAVTMIEEAEKTGKLKPGGTIIEGTSGNTGMGLALIAIEKGYKCIFTTNDKQSKEKIDILKAVGAEVIVCPTDVSADDPRSYYSVAKKISEETPNSFYVNQYFNAANPIAHYRGTGPEIWEQTNGKVTHLVVGVGTGGTISGTGKYLKEKNPNIKVWGIDTYGSALKKYHETGELDEKEIYSYITEGIGEDIIPSAVDFSVIDYFEKVTDKDGALMAREITKKEGIFVGYSCGSAMAGLLQLKDKLTKDDLVVVIFHDHGTRYVNKVYNDEWMRKNKFLD, encoded by the coding sequence ATGATGTACGATAATATAACACAAACAATCGGGAATACGCCTTTGGTTCGTTTAAAGAGAGTAATTGGTGATATTCCGGCAAAAGTATATGCAAAAGTAGAATCTTTTAATCCGGGGAATTCTATTAAAGACAGAATTGCTGTTACAATGATAGAAGAAGCTGAAAAAACAGGCAAATTAAAGCCCGGAGGCACTATTATTGAAGGAACTTCAGGAAATACCGGAATGGGACTTGCTTTGATAGCTATTGAAAAAGGTTATAAATGCATTTTTACAACTAACGATAAGCAGTCAAAAGAAAAAATAGATATTTTAAAGGCTGTGGGTGCTGAAGTAATCGTTTGTCCTACTGATGTAAGCGCGGATGATCCGAGATCATACTATTCGGTAGCGAAAAAAATCAGCGAAGAAACACCCAATTCCTTTTATGTAAATCAATATTTTAATGCGGCGAATCCGATAGCGCATTACAGAGGTACCGGACCTGAAATTTGGGAACAAACAAACGGAAAAGTTACACATTTGGTTGTTGGAGTTGGAACCGGTGGAACCATTTCAGGTACCGGAAAATATCTGAAAGAAAAAAATCCCAATATTAAAGTTTGGGGAATTGACACTTACGGCTCAGCTTTGAAAAAATATCATGAAACCGGAGAATTAGACGAAAAAGAAATTTACAGCTATATAACAGAGGGTATAGGCGAAGATATTATCCCTTCGGCAGTAGATTTTTCAGTAATCGATTATTTTGAAAAAGTAACTGATAAAGACGGGGCCTTAATGGCCAGAGAAATTACTAAGAAAGAAGGTATTTTCGTTGGTTATTCATGTGGGTCTGCAATGGCAGGACTTTTACAATTAAAAGATAAACTAACCAAAGATGATTTAGTCGTTGTGATTTTCCATGATCACGGAACCCGTTATGTAAATAAAGTTTACAATGACGAGTGGATGAGAAAAAATAAATTTCTGGATTAG
- a CDS encoding YkgJ family cysteine cluster protein, which translates to MQNENLNVNSQNIKEHAAKKLKENRKFLNNLKKNSNKKLLKIVPQIHDEVFEKTNCLECANCCKTISPVFKERDIKRISKLFNLNDKSFIATYLFLDEDNEYVLQQTPCVFLGDDNKCLIYDSRPEACRHYPHTDKKPLLKIKNLTLKNSAVCPAVYNILERLKDVS; encoded by the coding sequence ATGCAAAATGAAAATCTGAATGTTAATTCTCAAAATATTAAAGAGCATGCAGCAAAAAAACTAAAAGAAAACCGTAAATTTCTCAATAACCTTAAAAAGAACTCCAACAAAAAACTCTTGAAAATCGTACCTCAAATACATGATGAGGTTTTTGAAAAAACGAATTGCCTGGAGTGTGCAAATTGCTGCAAAACCATTAGCCCTGTATTCAAAGAGCGGGACATAAAACGCATTTCCAAACTATTTAATCTTAATGATAAGTCCTTTATTGCAACCTATTTGTTTTTAGACGAAGACAATGAATATGTTCTTCAGCAAACTCCCTGTGTGTTTTTGGGGGATGATAATAAATGCCTGATATATGACAGTCGTCCGGAAGCATGTCGTCACTATCCGCATACGGATAAAAAACCCTTGCTGAAAATTAAAAATCTAACCCTTAAAAATTCAGCTGTATGTCCGGCTGTGTATAATATTCTTGAGCGACTAAAAGATGTTTCTTAA
- a CDS encoding sigma-54-dependent Fis family transcriptional regulator — protein MKSLIKIFILEDDVFYANSIKTMLSKDDRFELTIFHNPVDFLKNIHLLPDIVTLDYNMEGLNGVDVLKRIKQLSPQTHPIIISGQQDVSVVVKLYDLGVKEYLPKDQHTFIKLQQSIKSIVEQISSSRELEVLKERLIEREKYTKIIGESPAVLKLLRLIQKVEKTDYQVLINGESGTGKELVAEAIHYHSNRKKKPFVKVNMAAIPEELLESELFGHEKGAFTGADSRRIGRFEEADEGTIFLDEIGELDFTLQPKLLRVLQEQVVQRLGGNREIELNVRVIAATNKDLPKLVEQGKFREDLYYRLQGFMITIPPLRERENDVLILANHFLKDFLRKQLEDEKVFSKEAKAKLLSHTWPGNIRELKTAVERSVLMSEGKEISDEDVFFN, from the coding sequence ATGAAAAGTTTAATAAAAATCTTTATCCTGGAGGATGATGTTTTTTACGCAAACTCTATTAAAACGATGCTTAGTAAAGATGATCGCTTTGAACTTACTATATTTCATAATCCGGTCGATTTTTTAAAGAATATTCATCTTTTACCGGATATAGTCACCTTAGACTACAATATGGAAGGTTTAAATGGTGTAGATGTATTAAAAAGAATTAAGCAGCTATCCCCTCAAACGCATCCTATTATCATATCCGGACAGCAAGATGTGTCAGTTGTTGTAAAATTATATGATTTAGGGGTAAAAGAGTATTTGCCAAAAGACCAACATACCTTTATAAAATTACAGCAATCCATTAAATCAATCGTTGAGCAAATCTCATCTTCGAGAGAATTGGAGGTACTAAAGGAGCGTTTAATTGAAAGAGAAAAGTACACAAAAATAATAGGGGAGAGCCCGGCAGTATTGAAATTGCTGAGACTCATTCAAAAGGTTGAGAAGACCGATTATCAGGTTTTGATTAATGGCGAAAGTGGTACAGGAAAAGAATTAGTTGCAGAGGCCATTCACTACCATTCTAACCGGAAAAAAAAGCCCTTTGTGAAAGTCAATATGGCAGCTATACCGGAAGAGCTTTTGGAAAGTGAGCTATTCGGGCATGAAAAAGGAGCTTTTACCGGTGCAGACTCGAGAAGAATCGGACGATTTGAAGAGGCTGATGAGGGAACCATTTTTTTAGATGAAATCGGAGAGCTGGATTTTACTTTACAGCCTAAATTGTTGAGAGTATTGCAAGAGCAAGTTGTTCAGCGATTGGGTGGTAACAGAGAAATAGAATTAAATGTACGGGTAATTGCTGCAACAAATAAAGATCTTCCAAAATTAGTTGAACAGGGTAAGTTCAGGGAAGATTTATATTATCGTCTTCAGGGATTTATGATTACCATACCCCCTTTGAGAGAAAGAGAAAATGATGTGCTAATATTGGCTAACCACTTTTTGAAAGACTTTTTAAGAAAACAGTTAGAAGACGAAAAAGTATTTTCAAAAGAAGCAAAAGCAAAGCTGCTTTCACATACCTGGCCGGGAAATATCAGAGAGTTAAAAACTGCAGTAGAAAGAAGTGTGTTGATGTCAGAAGGAAAAGAAATTAGTGATGAAGATGTTTTCTTTAACTAA
- a CDS encoding cobalamin-binding protein — MSEKSKYTFTDQLGREVVCHSTPKRIISLVPSQTELLADLGLENEIAGITKFCVHPETVFRTKTRIGGTKKLNFSQIESLNPDLILANKEENVKEQVEKLMKDYPVWISDVNDVDSALEMIKKLGAICGKADESSEMAAKIEKGFLDLKAGQKISVAYIIWQNPLMTVGGDTFIHDMLERSGFENVFKQKRRYPETTIEEIQSLEPDFVFLSSEPYPFKEKHKKQFLENDLKATLVDGEFFSWYGSRMLQAVPYFKELQSRF, encoded by the coding sequence TTGTCCGAAAAATCAAAATATACATTTACAGATCAGTTAGGCAGGGAAGTGGTATGTCATTCAACACCTAAGAGAATTATCTCTTTAGTACCTTCTCAAACTGAGTTGCTGGCTGATTTGGGTTTGGAAAATGAGATAGCCGGAATAACAAAATTTTGCGTACATCCTGAAACTGTTTTTCGGACAAAAACCCGCATAGGTGGCACTAAAAAGCTTAACTTTTCTCAAATTGAAAGCCTGAACCCCGACCTTATTTTAGCCAATAAAGAGGAAAATGTAAAGGAACAAGTCGAAAAATTAATGAAAGATTATCCAGTATGGATAAGTGATGTGAATGATGTAGACAGTGCATTAGAAATGATAAAAAAGCTGGGGGCTATTTGTGGAAAAGCGGATGAATCTTCTGAAATGGCAGCTAAAATTGAAAAGGGCTTTTTAGATTTAAAAGCAGGTCAAAAAATCAGTGTAGCTTATATTATTTGGCAAAACCCCTTAATGACGGTAGGCGGGGATACTTTTATACATGACATGCTGGAGAGAAGTGGGTTTGAAAATGTTTTTAAGCAAAAAAGAAGATATCCGGAAACAACGATAGAAGAGATTCAGTCATTAGAGCCTGATTTTGTGTTTTTATCCTCAGAACCATATCCTTTTAAAGAAAAACACAAAAAACAATTCCTTGAAAATGACTTAAAGGCAACTTTGGTAGATGGAGAGTTTTTTTCATGGTATGGAAGTCGAATGCTACAGGCAGTTCCATATTTCAAAGAACTGCAAAGCAGATTTTAA
- a CDS encoding pyridoxine 5'-phosphate synthase, with product MKYCKLSVNINKVALIRNSRGGNYPDIFKFAEDCERFGAEGITVHPRPDERHIRYSDLEILSSVVNTELNIEGYPSEKFLTIMDKLKPHQVTLVPDSPEALTSDNGWDIIKYFDFLKEVNNRLHFNGIRVSLFVNVDPKQIEAALKLGIDRIELYTGPFAEEYKINPTNSLIPFKEIEKRLEGSNLRLNAGHDLNLYNLAALKSVLPSLEEVSIGHALVSDALYYGIENTIGLYKRALRKGEEARG from the coding sequence ATGAAGTATTGCAAATTGAGTGTAAATATAAATAAAGTAGCATTGATTCGAAATTCAAGAGGCGGAAATTATCCTGATATATTCAAATTTGCAGAAGATTGTGAGCGTTTTGGCGCAGAAGGCATTACCGTGCATCCCAGGCCGGATGAACGCCACATACGATATAGCGACTTAGAGATACTTTCATCAGTTGTAAATACAGAATTAAATATAGAAGGATATCCGTCAGAAAAGTTTTTAACCATTATGGATAAGCTTAAACCGCATCAGGTCACATTAGTTCCTGATTCTCCGGAAGCATTAACCTCCGACAACGGCTGGGATATTATCAAATACTTTGATTTCCTGAAAGAAGTAAATAATCGCTTGCATTTCAATGGTATTCGGGTTTCGCTTTTTGTAAATGTTGACCCCAAACAGATAGAAGCAGCCTTAAAGCTGGGTATCGATAGAATTGAGTTGTACACCGGTCCTTTTGCAGAAGAGTATAAAATCAATCCGACAAATTCATTGATTCCTTTTAAAGAAATTGAAAAAAGACTGGAAGGCAGTAATTTAAGACTAAATGCAGGACATGATTTAAACCTGTATAATCTGGCAGCTCTTAAATCTGTGCTACCTTCATTAGAAGAAGTTTCTATTGGACATGCCCTTGTTTCTGATGCATTGTATTACGGGATTGAAAATACGATCGGACTGTATAAAAGAGCGCTTAGAAAAGGTGAAGAAGCCAGAGGCTAA